A window of Fragaria vesca subsp. vesca linkage group LG7, FraVesHawaii_1.0, whole genome shotgun sequence contains these coding sequences:
- the LOC101311128 gene encoding 26S proteasome non-ATPase regulatory subunit 2 1B-like, which translates to MELVQQIVAFHMRHNAEPEAVDLVMEVEDLDLLVEHVDKTNFKSTCLYLISLVRLVPGPDDMLVLDIAFMINLKFEEYPNALLIALFLDNKEYVKQVFTSCDDLLRKKQFCYILAQHGSNFELNDEMVSEDEEREAMQDIINNAKLSEGYLTLARDIEVMEVKTPENIYKF; encoded by the exons ATGGAGTTAGTACAACAAATAGTTGCTTTTCACATGAGG CACAATGCCGAACCGGAAGCTGTTGACCTTGTAATGGAG GTTGAAGACCTTGATCTGTTAGTCGAGCATGTTGACAAGACAAATTTTAAGAGTACTTGTCTCTACCTCATCAGTTTGGTAAG ATTGGTTCCTGGACCAGATGATATGTTAGTTTTGGATATTGCATTCATGATAAATCTGAAATTTGAAGAATATCCAAATGCACTTCTGATTGCCCTTTTCCTTGACAATAAGGAG TATGTAAAGCAAGTCTTTACATCTTGTGATGATCTGCTGCGTAAAAAGCAATTCTGTTACATCCTCGCCCAACAT GGTAGTAATTTTGAGCTTAATGATGAGATGGTGTCAGAAGATGAAGAAAGAGAAGCAATGCAGGACATTATTAATAACGCTAAACTCAGTGAAGGTTATCTTACCCTTGCTCGTGATATTGAGGTCATGGAGGTCAAAACTCCAGAAAATATCTACAAGTTTTGA